A window from Glandiceps talaboti chromosome 15, keGlaTala1.1, whole genome shotgun sequence encodes these proteins:
- the LOC144446480 gene encoding 3'-5' exoribonuclease 1-like has protein sequence MARPPFYLCLDLEATCYDAKYSSQPVPVGFQPEITDIGAVILDSHTLEKKGEFQSYCRPVKHPNLSLFCQQLTKISQETVDKADEFPVVWGRFIAWLETEGLAPASPTPKFQLVTDGPFDCGRYLFIQFSKISKLAFPNFARHFIELKNEYRLYMGSRQNRRYPKLYEMMFGLGTSLDQLPTLHRALSDAKCVAYIFTILLRYRGQQYVPRLTAMTPYSAAY, from the exons ATGGCGCGACCACCGTTCTATCTTTGCCTAGACTTAGAAGCAACGTGCTACGATGCCAAGTACTCTAGCCAACCAGTACCTGTTGGTTTCCAACCTGAAATCACAGATATTGGTGCTGTCATTTTGGACTCGCATACACTTGAAAAG AAGGGAGAGTTCCAGTCATACTGTCGTCCAGTTAAACACCCAAATTTATCGCTATTTTGTCAACAGTTAACCAAAATATCACAA GAAACTGTTGATAAGGCCGATGAGTTTCCCGTCGTATGGGGGCGCTTTATCGCCTGGCTTGAAACTGAAGGATTGGCACCTGCGAGCCCAACGCCAAAGTTTCAACTCGTCACTGATGG ACCATTTGACTGTGGGAGATATCTTTTCATTCAATTCAGCAAGATTTCGAAGTTGGCCTTTCCAAATTTTGCCCGTCACTTTATTGAGCTGAAGAATGAGTACAGGCTGTACATGGGTTCTAGGCAAAACCGAAGGTACCCGAAGTTATACGAAATGATGTTTGGTCTCGGTACTTCATTGGATCAGCTACCAACACTTCATCGTGCATTGTCGGATGCCAAATGTGTTGCgtatattttcacaattttactCCGATATCGAGGTCAGCAATATGTTCCACGACTAACTGCGATGACTCCATACAGTGCTGCATACTGA